From the Manis pentadactyla isolate mManPen7 chromosome 7, mManPen7.hap1, whole genome shotgun sequence genome, one window contains:
- the LOC130684436 gene encoding outer dense fiber protein 2-like isoform X2, giving the protein MEDRLSQAHNEVQQLKASVKYYEGMIDNYKSQVMKTRLEADEVATHLERCGKENQILKDEMNKEIEAARRQFQSQLANLQQLPDILKITEAKLAECQDQVRGYERKNADLTTIISDLRSRIEHQGDTLEMVR; this is encoded by the exons ATGGAGGACAGACTCAGTCAGGCGCACAACGAGGTCCAGCAACTGAAGGCATCGGTTAAGTACTACGAGGGGATGATCGACAACTATAAGAGTCAG GTGATGAAGACCAGGTTGGAGGCTGATGAAGTGGCTACCCACCTGGAGCGCTGCGGCAAAGAGAACCAGATCCTTAAAGATGAGATGAACAAAGAGATTGAAGCG GCACGGAGGCAGTTCCAGTCCCAGCTGGCTAACCTGCAGCAGCTGCCTGACATCCTCAAGATCACAGAGGCCAAGCTGGCAGAGTGTCAAGACCAGGTGCGGGGCTATGAGAGGAAGAACGCTGACCTCACCACCATCATATCAGACCTGCGCAGCCGG ATCGAACATCAGGGGGACACGCTGGAGATGGTGAGATAG
- the LOC130684436 gene encoding outer dense fiber protein 2-like isoform X1, which yields MEDRLSQAHNEVQQLKASVKYYEGMIDNYKSQVMKTRLEADEVATHLERCGKENQILKDEMNKEIEAARRQFQSQLANLQQLPDILKITEAKLAECQDQVRGYERKNADLTTIISDLRSRVRGWQIGSHELARAGARPPR from the exons ATGGAGGACAGACTCAGTCAGGCGCACAACGAGGTCCAGCAACTGAAGGCATCGGTTAAGTACTACGAGGGGATGATCGACAACTATAAGAGTCAG GTGATGAAGACCAGGTTGGAGGCTGATGAAGTGGCTACCCACCTGGAGCGCTGCGGCAAAGAGAACCAGATCCTTAAAGATGAGATGAACAAAGAGATTGAAGCG GCACGGAGGCAGTTCCAGTCCCAGCTGGCTAACCTGCAGCAGCTGCCTGACATCCTCAAGATCACAGAGGCCAAGCTGGCAGAGTGTCAAGACCAGGTGCGGGGCTATGAGAGGAAGAACGCTGACCTCACCACCATCATATCAGACCTGCGCAGCCGGGTAAGGGGCTGGCAGATAGGGTCCCACGAACTGGCCCGAGCAGGGGCCCGCCCACCAAGATGA